The window GAGTAGAAAAGAGGCACCGGTTCATTtacattcaaatcaaatcagcCAAATCCTCAACAAAATCTCAACTaataagcttttaaaaaaacaagcaaacaaaaatcaCCTAGAGAAGTGTGGTGGTTATGTAAGCCCCAATAAACCCCAAGCAAACACACAAGGTTACAAAAACTGAGATGTGCACAACTGGCCAAAACCATACCAAAATGTGACTTGCACCAGTATGTGTGTCATTTTGGGGCAAGAACAGTGAGTACAAAGGGCCCATTTATATTCACTGCTGCAACCTTGTGTCACAGTCACTTGTATTTAAAACCGCCATTGAGGTACAGGAGCCGCTGCAGTATTATCCTGAACAACAGGTGTCGACACTCAGACAATATTGTCACACAAACGCTGATGTAAAAGAGGAAGAAGTCAAAACCAGAAGCCAAGAATTtgtcatgtgtttgtttttcacaagGTCCAGAATTTTCAAACTGTTCCAACGTCTCCCTCTGTATGTCTGTATGTCTCTGCGCGGGAACATTAAACCGACACAACCATACACTTGCGTCTTGCCTTGGTCGCCACAGCTGAACAGCTTACAAAAAGATACACATGGTGTGACACCCACGACACAGGCAACGCAGTGAGCATAACTACCCATTACTCtgtttggagccagcctcaagcgGTCAAACTACAGCTTTTGCCACATGACTGTGTTGTGAtgattgctttgttttctcacaGGTGTAAGGAACTCAAAGATGCCTGGTGAAGTTCTCTCTCAGCTTGGGAATAACAGCAATGCTTCTGACCTTTGCCTGGCGGAGAGTCAGCATGTGTCCATCACCATCCTGCTCTGCCTGGTcttcttcattggcttcctccTGAACACCTTCAGCCTGTGGGTGTTCTGCTGCCGGTTGCCCTGCTGGACGTCTGGAACCACGCTGCAGTTCCACCTGGCCCTCAGCGATGCCATCGCCACACCAGTCACTCCCATGATGGCAGTTTACTTTGCTATGGGTAACAACTGGCCATTCGGTCAGTTCCTGTGTCAACTCAAGATTGCCCTGCTGAGTTCACATTTCTATGGCAGTACCATTTTCCTCACTCTCATCAGCATTCATCGGTATGTGGCTGTTGTTCACTTCAACAGGAGCTCTTGTATAAAACGGAAGGAGTTTGTCAGGAAGCTCTGCGCTGGAGTTTGGTCTCTGCTACTGATCCAGGCTCTGATCTTTGCTTTTACTCTTCCTACCACCACAgaagggaaaaacaaacaatgtcTCTCCATTCATCAGACCAAACTGACAGAATCCTACTTTGTCATTAACTTTATCCTGTTTATCTTCGGGTTTTTACTCCCTTTCTTTGTGTCTGCTGCATGCTATAGCCGTCTAGCAAACACCTTAACTCGCTTAAACATTAGCACAGCTAAAGGTCTGAAAGTGAAGGTGAAATCTCAGAGGATGATAGGTGTGTGTCTGGTTATATTCGCTTTGTGCTTCCTGCCTCTGAATGTGGTACGGACTGTAGGagtcatattaaaaaaatactacCCGCAACAATGCCATCTTCTCCTTCAGTTTGAGACAGCATATTACGCAACCTGGATTTTTGCGGGAGTAAACAGCTGCCTGGATCCACTGTTGTACTACTTCGGTTCGCAAAACTTTCGAGATACCTTCCAGTCTTTCAGGAAGGGGCAGGTAGACATTCAGAACAGAAGTGATTCAGAAATGACTGGAAATTTCTAACATGTGGATATGACATGGATATGACTGGTATCTGAGTCCCAAGATCCAGTGTTGGCGGAAGACTATGTTTGAAATTCCCATTTAGAAACAACACAGATGTTATATAGTTAGCTGGTTTACGGTGAAGATCTCTCTACGTACCCAAAATATTAACAGATATCACACAGTACCCATCTTTTATCTATTATTTCACAACTATCTTATACACAAAactattttctgtattttttccttttctatATATATTACTAAATGGTGGTGGTAGTAATCACCATATTTATGAACTGCACTGGGGACCAGCGAGTGGGTGGGATTGTTAATAAACTTACAAACCATACAGCAGACATTCATGATTGCATCCCACCAAACCATGACAGTCTGTATTATAAGGGATTCTGGAATGATCTCATGTATTCTAACATTTTCAGTATCACCTGTGCGTTTCCTGTTGTCACATGCCAAACTGCCAGCAAGAAAACCATGTCATGTGTTGCCACACCACACTCCAAGTTTCACATCCAGACTCCAGCCTGTGGTTAGACAATAAAAGCACCTAGGTTAAGGTAAAGGAAAGACCATGGTGTGAAACTAAATGTTGGCTCTGAAGTCACTGTGTTCTCTGTGTATTAAAGTAACTGTCTTATAAtaaaaaacaactccatatcTTGGTTGTGCAAGTTTTATATTATAGAAGACACAGAAATAATGTCTTTAAAatgggttttctttattttaaccctcAAAAAAGTTCAAAGAGACAGAATTCAAAAATATAATTAgtgggcccataaaagaggtcaactaaATATAACTCTAATCAAAACACAACTTCCAGAAACTGAAACAAAGTTGACACAATTTAACTCACAAACTGGCCTAATCGCAAAGACACAGGAGGGTAGATTTTATAGTGGTCGGCATTCAAAGCCCTCAGCCCTCGGCCACACCTTTTgcccagacaggaaacagccacCGCCCCAAACCAGGtaactcaaagaaagaaaaacataattaatataacaaaaaacatctttagaaaaaccacacaatGCCATTATGTGCACGCTTCATTAAATTAGTGTCAGGTTTAAGTAAAAACATTAATGAATTATATTAGTGAAGCAACTGCAAATCAAACTAATAAAGTGAATGAATGGACTTGTTTTATCTATGTGTGGCTGACGCCATCACACAATCACTCACACTGTAACCCATACAGCAATGCTTTTATTGTGCTAAGAATTTGATATAATAATTCCCAGTGCACCACTAATTTCCCATGCCCATTGATTCTTTGactaaaatgctccaaaaactAACAGACTTTGCCTTTGCAGATCTTAAGATCTTTGCAAATTTAAATTAGTCCTTCCCCAATTTAGAAAAAGGTCAGTTTCCTCTCCTTCCATAGCACAGATGTGATACACAGAAGCAGTTTCAATATTAGTAACACAGTAACTGTGGGTTTGTGAAATATTGCCTTAGCTCAAGTCCCAAGAGTCCAAGACTCTGTAACACTGTTCAAGTGACATTAACAGGCACTGCTGCACAGACCACTGTTGTGTCAGGTGGCCTCAACAAAAAAGATATTGAGTGTGCCAGCAGAAGTCAAATAACCACAAACTAAATGCTGGTGTGTTTCGAACTGACAAAAATATGGAGAATTGGAAAATGCAATGGCCATTTAATGACCCAGCACTCCAAACCACAAACTCCATATTATATTCTAACTTGGGGTGcattcatcggagtgtgaatgttgaTTAGTTTGCACTTGTGTTTAGAAGTGCTTGTGAGACTgggggtgaatgaggcatgttgtatagagcgctttgtgAGTAGAAAAGAATCTATACCATATAAGAATCATTCCATTTACCATAACTTACTTCGATTATCCTCTTAATACATTCTTGTAGTGACGCAATAATCAGTGCCCAACACATGCACTGTCCTGAATAATAATGTTCAACTTCAAGAAAACTATTTTTTATTGTGACAAACACAGAAAGCATTACAGAGGAACAGACTTACATACTTCGCACATAATAatttgccaaaaataaaaacatctgtaAGGCAGAATGAGCCTATTGTTATGTGAAAGTTAGTGACTCATTTAGCTTCTTAGTGGTCGAAAGTAAGAGGCTGGCAGAACCGCTTCCTTTTCAGTGTTACTTTACACAGCTAATCGACACTTGCACTTTAATAACAAATTACATGGATGCATCAATAGTAATAAGTCATTTAAAGGCGGCAACTAGCATTTACAGACAGGTATTCCTAGAATAATCATTGCGTTCCATTAAGAAATACTTCTATCACCTAAAGCCTGTTTACGAGCTGAGCTCAGGAACCTGTAACTTAGAGGAGCCACAAATATAATGGGTCATTAGTGCAAACTACTTTTTGCAATCTGATTGGATCCTGTGGTGTCTAGGTTACTTAATCTGATTGGATCCTTTTATAAATTATTTGTCAAGCACATCAAAGTAACAGCGACCAATATTATTTCTGCATAGCTGATCTAGTTGCAAGTCCATTCAGACATGGGCTGTGTGACATTGCTGGCTTTAGGAAGGCTATCCTAGCTGCTATATGGTCAAAGGCAGGTTCCAAATTAAGTTAGACGTTCAAATTTCCAGTGAGAATGACCCCAAACTCCAAGTTAATGATCAAAGATGGCAGAAGTGCAGATgtgtccttggggatcaggacaaGTCTTCATGCTGGAGACTGTTTCCTGGATatctgtgatggttactggatcctgttcagggaggttccTGCGGTCTGCTCTTAGCTCCACTAGCCTCTAAGCACTGTGGTTATGTCTTGAATCTTTCTCCCAtattcagcacacacacaaatatatactgTTACTGTTCTTATTGTGTTGAAGTGTATACACACTTGTGCTGCAgggacatttatttttaaagaacagAATTCCCACCATGTGCCACATGTCCAATACACTTATAGTGAAGTTAAAGCACGTGAACAAAGGGGCAAAACATACCTGTTAGCAGAAGTATGAAggtgcgcaggaaaatctgatgTACATGGTAAACTGCACCGACGATAATTAGGGAGGAACAAACACATCAGCCTTCTGCCATTTTGGATGAACGCTCACGCCCCCGAGAGAACGCCAACTTTATTAACAGCCACACACATGTAAATCACACCTCAAACATAAATAAACCCTCTGGCTGTttccataattgagagcattttctttcttcatgtcAACACCCCCACTTGCTCTCATATTATGACTCTCTTaagtaacaaaaacacatataGGGTTTCTCAGCCGGTGCTGTATATATGTCTGTATACCTGGttaatgtccaaacataaactTTTCAAACTTGAACAACTTAACTTTTGTTGCAGGTTTTGTCATTACATCTGCTACCATCTCTTCTGTTGAACAATAATCCAGAGTTACTTTTCCTTCACTCGCAGTTGACCTTACAAAGTGGTACTTTATGTTAACATGTTTACATCTCTGTCTCGTTACAGGATTCTTAGCCAATCTTCATAAACCTTTGGCGGTGCATATTCTTGTCCATCGATACCTCGTAACAGTTACATTAGGTACAAACACTCCTGTAGGTAGGGTTGCAGCTACAGCCATGTACTCAGCTTCACAGGTAGATGATGCAACAGTAGGTTGACTTTTGGTTTTCCATGAAATCAAAGGACCATTTAGAGCCAGACTTATACAATAACCAGTCGTACTACATCTGTCTGTTACATCAGCTGCCCAATCATCACTGTATGCCCACAACCTCAGTTCTTCATTGTCACGTTTTCTGTAACACAGTTCTTTCTCGGATGTTCCCTTCAGATATCTCAGTACATGTGTTACTGTGGTGCATTGGTCTTCAGTTGGCTCAGTGAAATACTGTGACAGTTTACTGACTATAAAACTCAAGTCTGGTCTTGTGCATGTAGCCAAATAGATCAGACTACCACCTGCCTCTCTGTACCtctagattagattagatgaaactttattaatcccctgggtgggttcctccgggaaattcCTCACTCATCTTTTCTGCACCATCAGTGTAGTTCAGTGTTTTCTCACAAGGTGTCAGTCTTCCTGCATGTTGAACCTTTCAAGTATTTTTTTCCACATactgtttctgtgacattttTACACAGTTATCGCTCTGGTCAAAATCTATTCCAATGAAATGTCTCAGTTTACCCAAATCCTTCGTTTTGAATTTTGCTGCACAACAGTTAGTTCACTTTCATCACTAGTAGTGATGATCAGGTCATCTACCCATATTATCAAAATCCCACAATGGTCAGTGGGATTTTGCACAAAGTTGTTCTCACTCAGATATTCATGCAACACCTTGTTTTAGCCCATAGCTCTGTAACCATATGGCGACTTTTTCAACTTATACACccatttttcatttgtgtcaggTTTCACCTCATAGCCCTCAGGTTGTTCCATGAATACCTCCATGTTCCATGCGTGTAGATAGGCAGCTTTAACATCCACCTGATGTAAAAGCATGTTTTCTTGTGCATCAACACTCTGATAGTAGTCAGGTTAGCAGAAGGGGAAAATCTTTCTTCATAATCCACACTTATCTTCTGACTGTATCCTTTAGCAACATAACGTGCCTTGTACTTCTCAGAACCATCAACATTGTTTTTGACTGTGTACACCCATCTATCATCATGTCAGTTTGTATTTGTCTCTACTCTTGTTTTGGTCTCAAACTTCACCAGTCTATGCTTCTGTACTTTTCTAGGTAGTAGCCCATATAAGCTGGACTGTTCCTGTCATTTGTggcactgccccctgctgtctATTAAACAAAACTCTGCCTCCCCTCTTTGCTCTGCAACTCTGGTGCACTTAGTGCCGTCAGCCAACTCCACGTAGTGTGTCTTGGTCTGGAAACTGTCGTCAAATTTTCCGAACTTCGTTATATCTGTAATAATATGCGAAGTTGCCCCTGTGTCCACCATCAGACCCTTTTTGTTGATGCCACGTTCTGACTGGAACTCTGTATCCTTGCTGCTTATCCAGAATGCGTAGTCTTTGCTGCCCAACTCCTCGGAAACTTTTTGTGCATTGTTCTGTTGCTGTCTCCGTCTGCAGGTTGAGTCCCAGTAAGTGGTTTTACACTATTTACACCACTGCTTGCACTGACACATCTTGGCTTTGTGTCCCTTTAGTTCGCATCTGAAACACACCATGTCTCTGTTGCCGGCTCCCCGGTCATTCGAATGTTCAAACATGGGTTTGTTACTCGGTCGTGCACGTCCTTTCATGACGTTGTCATCTGATGCTGCAGCGTGCATTTTCTCTGTGTCTCCGTAGCTTCGCAGTTTGGTTTTGAATTCAGCAAAAGTCAATTCAACTTCACTTGGATAGCAAAAGGTTTGAATGATTCTGGCAGTCCCTTCAAAACCATTGCAACCAATCACTCAATGTTTCTCCAGCATTTCTCAGGGCTGTGATAGCT is drawn from Maylandia zebra isolate NMK-2024a linkage group LG12, Mzebra_GT3a, whole genome shotgun sequence and contains these coding sequences:
- the LOC101479832 gene encoding P2Y purinoceptor 2 — encoded protein: MPGEVLSQLGNNSNASDLCLAESQHVSITILLCLVFFIGFLLNTFSLWVFCCRLPCWTSGTTLQFHLALSDAIATPVTPMMAVYFAMGNNWPFGQFLCQLKIALLSSHFYGSTIFLTLISIHRYVAVVHFNRSSCIKRKEFVRKLCAGVWSLLLIQALIFAFTLPTTTEGKNKQCLSIHQTKLTESYFVINFILFIFGFLLPFFVSAACYSRLANTLTRLNISTAKGLKVKVKSQRMIGVCLVIFALCFLPLNVVRTVGVILKKYYPQQCHLLLQFETAYYATWIFAGVNSCLDPLLYYFGSQNFRDTFQSFRKGQVDIQNRSDSEMTGNF